One stretch of Actinacidiphila sp. DG2A-62 DNA includes these proteins:
- a CDS encoding sensor histidine kinase produces MIVAGLRGRLQWTRSSVRLRILAGLAILLVAGLTAGAVASALLLDDFLDSRSTQTLRDSAARVRAVLARGPQTADGDQVSALLGPPLGSIAVDGRDRVLLSTGSADLAPRGLVRVTAAVPAGRVVHYENGEGLDDLDAVRIPSPGLALRRDGEPTVRPAALILTVDTSVDDATVHRLVVRQLSIVAAALVLLLALAVLVLRLGMRPLAKMADTADAIAQGHLSERLPVRGNRSETDQLAEAVNRAFDAQARAEATVRSLAADTSHELRTPLSTISGWLDLHRQGGLTGPHLDTALGHIEDEVGRMRLLVEDLSLLARLDAGRPIGRDPLDLTALAASVVEDAQVIHPERDITLAAAGPAPVTGDAARLQQVLRNLVGNAVQHTPAGTSVHVTVAASAGEVSAEVSDDGPGIAPQDLPRVFERFWRAEASRSRAYGGSGLGLAIVEAIVHAHGGSVAVSSAVGVGTTVTVRLAARADDAPAR; encoded by the coding sequence GTGATCGTCGCGGGCCTGCGCGGCCGGCTCCAATGGACCCGCTCCAGCGTCCGGCTGCGCATCCTGGCCGGGCTCGCGATACTGCTGGTGGCCGGGCTGACGGCCGGCGCGGTGGCGAGCGCGCTGCTGCTCGACGACTTCCTGGACTCGCGCTCCACCCAGACGCTGCGCGACAGCGCGGCCCGGGTCCGCGCCGTGCTCGCCCGCGGCCCGCAGACCGCCGACGGCGACCAGGTGTCGGCGCTGCTCGGGCCGCCGCTGGGCAGCATCGCGGTGGACGGGCGGGACCGGGTCCTGCTGTCCACCGGCTCGGCCGACCTGGCCCCGCGGGGGCTGGTGCGGGTGACCGCGGCGGTGCCGGCCGGCCGCGTCGTGCACTACGAGAACGGCGAGGGACTGGACGACCTGGACGCGGTGCGCATCCCGAGTCCGGGCCTGGCGCTGCGGCGCGACGGCGAGCCCACCGTGCGGCCGGCCGCGCTGATCCTCACCGTCGACACGTCGGTGGACGACGCGACCGTCCACCGGCTGGTGGTCCGCCAGCTGTCCATCGTCGCGGCGGCCCTCGTGCTGCTGCTGGCGCTGGCCGTGCTGGTGCTGCGGCTGGGCATGCGGCCGCTGGCGAAGATGGCCGACACCGCCGACGCCATCGCGCAGGGCCATCTGTCCGAGCGGCTGCCGGTGCGCGGCAACCGCAGCGAGACCGACCAGCTCGCCGAGGCGGTCAACCGCGCCTTCGACGCGCAGGCCCGCGCCGAGGCCACCGTGCGGTCGCTGGCCGCCGACACCTCGCACGAGCTGCGCACCCCGCTGTCCACCATCTCCGGCTGGCTCGACCTGCACCGCCAGGGCGGGCTGACCGGTCCGCACCTGGACACCGCGCTCGGCCACATCGAGGACGAGGTCGGCAGGATGCGGCTGCTGGTCGAGGACCTGTCGCTGCTGGCCCGCCTCGACGCGGGCCGTCCGATCGGGCGCGATCCGCTGGACCTGACCGCGCTGGCCGCCAGCGTGGTCGAGGACGCGCAGGTGATCCACCCCGAGCGGGACATCACGCTGGCCGCGGCCGGTCCCGCGCCGGTGACCGGCGACGCCGCCCGCCTCCAGCAGGTGCTGCGCAACCTGGTCGGCAACGCGGTGCAGCACACCCCGGCCGGGACCTCCGTGCACGTCACCGTGGCCGCCTCGGCCGGGGAGGTCAGCGCCGAGGTGTCCGACGACGGCCCCGGCATCGCGCCGCAGGACCTGCCGCGGGTCTTCGAGCGCTTCTGGCGCGCCGAGGCCAGCCGCAGCCGCGCCTACGGCGGTTCGGGCCTGGGCCTGGCCATCGTGGAGGCCATCGTGCACGCCCACGGCGGCAGTGTCGCGGTCAGCTCCGCGGTGGGCGTGGGCACCACGGTGACCGTACGGCTCGCGGCGCGGGCGGACGACGCCCCGGCCAGGTGA
- a CDS encoding MMPL family transporter yields MATLLYRLGAFGARRRRTMVIGWAVALAAVVGLGLLFSGSFQNSSSIPGSPAQTALTRMDRHWPDPDRESAQVVFQAPPGHRLSEPAYDGPLHTSLAAAAKVPGVVSVGDPAADGAVSPDGRTAVAQVDFSTPKDGDVPAATLDGLKATGAPARHAGLTALYGGDAYGPSTAPVGPTELIGVLVALAILFITFGSMTAAGMPLLTAVLGVVGSMTALMGLASVVGISDNAPTLAIMLGLAVGIDYALFIVSRHRAQLATGMPVAESVARATATAGSAVVFAGATVLIALAGLSVAGVPMLTSMGLASAGAVAMAVVTALTLLPALMALLGRRLVPRPGSRAARAGHRDRTTLGTRWVGGVLRHPLRNLVVVTAGLLLVAAPALQLKTALNDDGSNGRSTATRQAYDAVSRAFGPGANGPLIVLVEGADAASTARTAAAVEQRIAHLPGIADVSPVDTAKDGVAARIQVVPTTGPRTQATGDLVSRLGAATAPVARQDGGRVAVTGQTAVSIDVAAKLNGALLPFAVVVVGLSLLLLMVAFRSLAIPVKATAGFLLSVGAAFGATVAVFQWGWLSGPLGVPSTGPVASFAPIIVMAVLFGLAMDYEVFLVSAMREEYGRHRDTRRAILGGARNASRVVTSAALIMIAVFVSFLFGKDPDIMPIAFALAFGVLVDAFVVRMTLVPAVLALLGDRAWWLRAGWPASCPGWTSRATASRRGTGPARGPRWPAAARSGSPWHDDPPCRYRGADPAGPARGAHMNVDDLPSAGGPGRGPGPHAARGAAAGAGTGPGQDRVLVVDDDPGIRQLLVSALGFAGFAVDAVGDLTGALALVDRRPPDVIVLDVMLPGPDGFEILQLLRDRGVTVPVLFLTARDAVEDRVRGLRLGGDDYVTKPFSVVEVGARLQALLRRAKGGPAVEPDPVLRCADLEIDDPRHEVRRGGEPVDLSPTEYRLLHYLMSHQGQVLSRSQILEAVWQYDFGGDSVVVERFVSNLRRKIDQGRTPLLHTVRGVGYTLRQQAAR; encoded by the coding sequence ATGGCCACGCTCCTGTACCGGCTGGGCGCCTTCGGCGCCAGGCGCCGGCGCACCATGGTGATCGGATGGGCGGTCGCCCTCGCGGCCGTCGTCGGCCTGGGACTGCTGTTCTCCGGCTCCTTCCAGAACAGCAGCTCGATCCCCGGCTCCCCGGCGCAGACCGCGCTGACCCGGATGGACCGGCACTGGCCGGACCCGGACCGGGAGTCGGCGCAGGTCGTCTTCCAGGCGCCGCCCGGCCACCGGCTGAGCGAGCCCGCCTACGACGGGCCGCTGCACACCAGCCTGGCCGCCGCGGCGAAGGTCCCCGGCGTGGTGTCCGTCGGCGACCCCGCCGCGGACGGCGCGGTCTCCCCGGACGGGCGCACCGCGGTCGCCCAGGTGGACTTCAGCACGCCCAAGGACGGCGACGTGCCCGCCGCGACGCTCGACGGGCTGAAGGCCACCGGCGCGCCCGCGCGGCACGCCGGGCTCACCGCGCTCTACGGCGGGGACGCGTACGGACCCTCCACCGCACCCGTCGGACCGACCGAACTGATCGGCGTGCTGGTCGCCCTGGCGATCCTCTTCATCACCTTCGGGTCGATGACCGCGGCCGGGATGCCGCTGCTGACCGCCGTCCTCGGCGTGGTCGGCAGCATGACGGCGCTGATGGGACTGGCCTCGGTGGTCGGGATCTCCGACAACGCGCCGACGCTGGCGATCATGCTCGGCCTCGCGGTCGGCATCGACTACGCGCTGTTCATCGTCTCCCGGCACCGGGCGCAGCTGGCCACGGGCATGCCGGTCGCGGAGTCGGTGGCCCGCGCCACCGCGACCGCGGGCAGCGCGGTGGTCTTCGCGGGCGCGACCGTGCTGATCGCGCTGGCCGGGCTGTCGGTGGCCGGCGTGCCGATGCTCACCTCGATGGGGCTGGCCTCGGCGGGCGCGGTCGCGATGGCGGTGGTCACCGCGCTCACGCTGCTGCCCGCGCTGATGGCTCTGCTCGGCCGCCGGCTGGTCCCCCGGCCCGGCTCGCGGGCCGCCCGGGCCGGCCACCGGGACCGGACGACCCTGGGCACCCGCTGGGTCGGCGGCGTGCTGCGCCACCCGCTGCGCAATCTGGTCGTCGTCACCGCCGGGCTGTTGCTGGTGGCCGCGCCCGCGCTGCAGTTGAAGACCGCCCTGAACGACGACGGCTCCAACGGGAGGTCCACCGCCACCCGCCAGGCGTACGACGCCGTCTCCCGGGCCTTCGGGCCCGGCGCCAACGGCCCGCTGATCGTGCTGGTCGAGGGCGCCGACGCCGCGTCCACCGCCCGCACCGCCGCCGCCGTGGAGCAGCGGATCGCGCACCTGCCCGGCATCGCCGACGTCAGCCCGGTCGACACCGCGAAGGACGGCGTCGCCGCCCGTATCCAGGTCGTCCCAACCACGGGGCCGCGCACACAGGCCACCGGCGACCTGGTGTCCCGGCTGGGCGCGGCCACCGCGCCGGTGGCCCGGCAGGACGGCGGCCGGGTCGCGGTGACCGGGCAGACCGCGGTGAGCATCGACGTGGCCGCCAAGCTCAACGGCGCGCTGCTGCCGTTCGCCGTGGTGGTCGTGGGCCTGTCGCTGCTGCTGCTGATGGTCGCCTTCCGGTCGCTGGCGATCCCGGTCAAGGCCACCGCCGGGTTCCTGCTGTCGGTCGGCGCGGCGTTCGGCGCGACCGTCGCGGTCTTCCAGTGGGGCTGGCTGTCGGGCCCGCTGGGCGTGCCGAGCACCGGACCGGTCGCGAGCTTCGCGCCCATCATCGTCATGGCGGTGCTCTTCGGGCTCGCCATGGACTACGAGGTGTTCCTGGTCTCGGCGATGCGCGAGGAGTACGGCCGGCACCGGGACACCCGCCGGGCGATCCTGGGCGGGGCGCGCAACGCCTCCCGGGTGGTGACCTCGGCGGCGCTGATCATGATCGCGGTGTTCGTCAGCTTCCTGTTCGGCAAGGACCCGGACATCATGCCGATCGCCTTCGCGCTGGCCTTCGGCGTCCTGGTCGACGCGTTCGTGGTGCGGATGACGCTGGTGCCCGCGGTGCTGGCGCTGCTCGGCGACCGCGCCTGGTGGCTCCGCGCCGGCTGGCCCGCGTCCTGCCCCGGCTGGACGTCGAGGGCGACGGCTTCGAGGCGGGGCACGGGCCCGGCGCGGGGACCGCGGTGGCCGGCGGCGGCCAGGAGCGGGAGTCCGTGGCACGATGATCCACCCTGCCGATACCGGGGCGCGGACCCCGCCGGCCCGGCCCGAGGAGCGCACATGAACGTCGACGACCTCCCGTCCGCCGGCGGCCCCGGCCGGGGCCCCGGCCCGCACGCCGCCCGGGGTGCCGCGGCCGGCGCCGGGACCGGCCCCGGCCAGGACCGTGTGCTGGTCGTCGACGACGACCCCGGTATCCGGCAGCTGCTGGTCTCCGCGCTCGGCTTCGCGGGGTTCGCCGTCGACGCGGTCGGCGATCTGACCGGGGCGCTGGCCCTGGTCGACCGCCGGCCGCCCGACGTGATCGTGCTGGACGTGATGCTCCCCGGCCCGGACGGCTTCGAGATCCTCCAGCTCCTGCGGGACCGCGGCGTCACCGTCCCTGTGCTCTTCCTGACCGCGCGCGACGCGGTCGAGGACCGGGTCCGCGGGCTGCGGCTGGGCGGCGACGACTACGTCACCAAGCCGTTCAGCGTGGTCGAGGTCGGCGCCCGGCTCCAGGCGCTGCTGCGCCGCGCCAAGGGCGGCCCGGCCGTCGAGCCCGACCCGGTGCTGCGCTGCGCCGACCTGGAGATCGACGACCCGCGGCACGAGGTGCGGCGCGGCGGCGAGCCGGTGGACCTGTCCCCCACCGAGTACCGGCTGCTGCACTACCTGATGTCCCACCAGGGCCAGGTGCTGTCCCGCTCGCAGATCCTGGAGGCGGTGTGGCAGTACGACTTCGGCGGCGACTCGGTCGTGGTCGAGCGCTTCGTGTCCAACCTGCGCCGCAAGATCGACCAGGGCCGCACCCCGCTGCTGCACACCGTGCGCGGCGTCGGCTACACCCTGCGGCAGCAGGCCGCCCGGTGA
- a CDS encoding TetR/AcrR family transcriptional regulator → MSSRPQRGERRADALSKERIVTAAVEILDGEGEAALTFRALAARLSTGSGAIYWHVADKHELLSTATDDVVARALAWVAEDRPPREAVRAIALALYDAIEAHPWIGAQLSREPWESATLRIFEGFGGQLQPLGVPERAQFDAASALLNYVLGLAGQHAAAARLAARGYPDRASFLSDVAARWTERDPARFPFAHKVAPHLREHDDRAQYLAGIDLVLAGIAATAHG, encoded by the coding sequence ATGAGCAGCAGGCCCCAGCGCGGTGAGCGGCGCGCCGACGCGCTGTCGAAGGAGCGGATCGTCACGGCCGCCGTGGAGATCCTGGACGGCGAGGGCGAGGCCGCCCTGACCTTCCGCGCGCTCGCCGCCCGTCTGTCGACCGGCAGCGGGGCGATCTACTGGCACGTCGCCGACAAGCACGAGCTGCTCAGCACGGCGACCGACGACGTGGTCGCGCGGGCGCTGGCCTGGGTGGCCGAGGACCGGCCGCCCCGGGAGGCGGTCCGCGCGATCGCGCTCGCCCTGTACGACGCGATCGAGGCGCACCCCTGGATCGGCGCCCAGCTCTCGCGGGAGCCCTGGGAGTCCGCGACGCTCCGGATCTTCGAGGGCTTCGGCGGGCAGCTCCAGCCGCTGGGCGTTCCCGAGCGGGCGCAGTTCGACGCGGCGTCCGCGCTGCTCAACTACGTCCTCGGGCTGGCCGGGCAGCACGCGGCGGCGGCCCGGCTCGCCGCCCGCGGCTACCCCGACCGCGCGTCCTTCCTGTCCGACGTCGCCGCCCGCTGGACCGAGCGCGACCCGGCCCGCTTCCCCTTCGCGCACAAGGTCGCCCCGCACCTGCGCGAGCACGACGACCGGGCGCAGTACCTGGCCGGCATCGACCTCGTCCTCGCCGGGATCGCCGCCACCGCCCACGGCTGA
- a CDS encoding DUF7489 domain-containing protein codes for MVTSHKIGQNDAWEGVVTDKSRGLLDGSNLYHVAEIRLADGATTRFRIGRRLWKSLAVGDRVVKRPGEDPVRG; via the coding sequence ATGGTCACATCACACAAAATCGGGCAGAACGACGCCTGGGAGGGCGTCGTCACCGACAAGTCCCGGGGCCTGCTCGACGGCTCGAACCTGTACCACGTCGCCGAGATCCGCCTCGCCGACGGTGCCACGACGAGGTTCCGGATCGGCCGCCGGCTGTGGAAGTCGCTCGCGGTGGGCGACCGCGTCGTGAAGCGCCCGGGAGAGGACCCCGTCCGCGGGTAG
- a CDS encoding class I SAM-dependent methyltransferase: MDRDIRTVEDVLELLDGLFPAPADRWTAGAADWWDGFYADRARPVPFFADRPDENLVSYLDRGLIAPARALDLGCGPGRNALYLAARGVRVDAVDLSPKAVAWARARAREAGADVRFHCGDAFAADAPVPEGPYDLVYDSGCFHHLPPHRRISYLALLDRVLAPGGHVALACFAAGAMGCELPDADLYRRATLDGGLAYTPQSLRRIFADLTEVELRRMRDEPPGSPHFGEPFLWTALFRRPPA; this comes from the coding sequence GTGGACCGGGACATCCGTACGGTCGAGGACGTACTGGAGCTGCTGGACGGACTGTTCCCGGCGCCGGCCGACCGGTGGACGGCCGGCGCGGCCGACTGGTGGGACGGGTTCTACGCCGACCGCGCCCGGCCCGTGCCGTTCTTCGCCGACCGGCCGGACGAGAACCTGGTGTCGTATCTCGACCGCGGCCTGATCGCCCCGGCGCGGGCGCTGGACCTGGGCTGCGGGCCCGGCCGCAACGCCCTGTACCTGGCCGCGCGCGGCGTGCGGGTGGACGCGGTCGACCTCTCGCCGAAGGCCGTCGCGTGGGCGCGGGCCCGCGCCCGCGAGGCCGGCGCCGACGTGCGCTTCCACTGCGGCGACGCCTTCGCGGCCGACGCGCCCGTACCCGAGGGACCGTACGACCTGGTCTACGACTCGGGCTGCTTCCACCACCTGCCGCCGCACCGGCGGATCAGCTACCTCGCGCTCCTGGACCGGGTGCTGGCCCCCGGGGGTCATGTCGCGCTCGCCTGCTTCGCCGCCGGCGCCATGGGCTGCGAACTGCCCGACGCGGACCTCTACCGCCGGGCCACCCTGGACGGCGGCCTCGCCTACACCCCGCAGTCCCTGCGGCGGATCTTCGCCGACCTCACCGAGGTCGAGCTGCGGCGCATGCGCGACGAGCCGCCGGGCTCGCCGCACTTCGGCGAACCGTTCCTGTGGACGGCCCTCTTCCGCCGCCCGCCCGCCTGA